NNNNNNNNNNNNNNNNNNNNNNNNNNNNNNNNNNNNNNNNNNNNNNNNNNNNNNNNNNNNNNNNNNNNNNNNNNNNNNNNNNNNNNNNNNNNNNNNNNNNNNNNNNNNNNNNNNNNNNNNNNNNNNNNNNNNNNNNNNNNNNNNNNNNNNNNNNNNNNNNNNNNNNNNNNNNNNNNNNNNNNNNNNNNNNNNNNNNNNNNNNNNNNNNNNNNNNNNNNNNNNNNNNNNNNNNNNNNNNNNNNNNNNNNNNNNNNNNNNNNNNNNNNNNNNNNNNNNNNNNNNNNNNNNNNNNNNNNNNNNNNNNNNNNNNNNNNNNNNNNNNNNNNNNNNNNNNNNNNNNNNNNNNNNNNNNNNNNNNNNNNNNNNNNNNNNNNNNNNNNNNNNNNNNNNNNNNNNNNNNNNNNNNNNNNNNNNNNNNNNNNNNNNNNNNNNNNNNNNNNNNNNNNNNNNNNNNNNNNNNNNNNNNNNNNNNNNNNNNNNNNNNNNNNNNNNNNNNNNNNNNNNNNNNNNNNNNNNNNNNNNNNNNNNNNNNNNNNNNNNNNNNNNNNNNNNNNNNNNNNNNNNNNNNNNNNNNNNNNNNNNNNNNNNNNNNNNNNNNNNNNNNNNNNNNNNNNNNNNNNNNNNNNNNNNNNNNNNNNNNNNNNNNNNNNNNNNNNNNNNNNNNNNNNNNNNNNNNNNNNNNNNNNNNNNNNNNNNNNNNNNNNNNNNNNNNNNNNNNNNNNNNNNNNNNNNNNNNNNNNNNNNNNNNNNNNNNNNNNNNNNNNNNNNNNNNNNNNNNNNNNNNNNNNNNNNNNNNNNNNNNNNNNNNNNNNNNNNNNNNNNNNNNNNNNNNNNNNNNNNNNNNNNNNNNNNNNNNNNNNNNNNNNNNNNNNNNNNNNNNNNNNNNNNNNNNNNNNNNNNNNNNNNNNNNNNNNNNNNNNNNNNNNNNNNNNNNNNNNNNNNNNNNNNNNNNNNNNNNNNNNNNNNNNNNNNNNNNNNNNNNNNNNNNNNNNNNNNNNNNNNNNNNNNNNNNNNNNNNNNNNNNNNNNNNNNNNNNNNNNNNNNNNNNNNNNNNNNNNNNNNNNNNNNNNNNNNNNNNNNNNNNNNNNNNNNNNNNNNNNNNNNNNNNNNNNNNNNNNNNNNNNNNNNNNNNNNNNNNNNNNNNNNNNNNNNNNNNNNNNNNNNNNNNNNNNNNNNNNNNNNNNNNNNNNNNNNNNNNNNNNNNNNNNNNNNNNNNNNNNNNNNNNNNNNNNNNNNNNNNNNNNNNNNNNNNNNNNNNNNNNNNNNNNNNNNNNNNNNNNNNNNNNNNNNNNNNNNNNNNNNNNNNNNNNNNNNNNNNNNNNNNNNNNNNNNNNNNNNNNNNNNNNNNNNNNNNNNNNNNNNNNNNNNNNNNNNNNNNNNNNNNNNNNNNNNNNNNNNNNNNNNNNNNNNNNNNNNNNNNNNNNNNNNNNNNNNNNNNNNNNNNNNNNNNNNNNNNNNNNNNNNNNNNNNNNNNNNNNNNNNNNNNNNNNNNNNNNNNNNNNNNNNNNNNNNNNNNNNNNNNNNNNNNNNNNNNNNNNNNNNNNNNNNNNNNNNNNNNNNNNNNNNNNNNNNNNNNNNNNNNNNNNNNNNNNNNNNNNNNNNNNNNNNNNNNNNNNNNNNNNNNNNNNNNNNNNNNNNNNNNNNNNNNNNNNNNNNNNNNNNNNNNNNNNNNNNNNNNNNNNNNNNNNNNNNNNNNNNNNNNNNNNNNNNNNNNNNNNNNNNNNNNNNNNNNNNNNNNNNNNNNNNNNNNNNNNNNNNNNNNNNNNNNNNNNNNNNNNNNNNNNNNNNNNNNNNNNNNNNNNNNNNNNNNNNNNNNNNNNNNNNNNNNNNNNNNNNNNNNNNNNNNNNNNNNNNNNNNNNNNNNNNNNNNNNNNNNNNNNNNNNNNNNNNNNNNNTGAGGCTGTtgatccaattctgtaacattcattgagccaacttagtgataatcaagtaatgacacatgactcaacaaattgaaattccagactcatcaattcttcaggcccaatcccataaaccatgatattcaattgggtttcataccagagtacgtttaagttaatgtttgtgctcaaatgttaacttaaactgcaatatctttggcccagaaaccctTTCACTAAGTGGCGTTTAAgttgcagtttaagcttaaactgcaacTTAAATGTTGGGCACTCCTGGAGGTGATATAATTCaagcacgtttaagcttcagtttaaggttaaactgaagcttaaacgtgggatTGAAGAAAGCAATCCTGGAGAGAAGAAttgggtcgaacacgtttaagctccagtttaaggttaaactggagttTAAACGTGGAATGCTTCCTGGAGGGTGaaatgtcgaacacgtttaagctccagtttaaggttaaactggagcttaaatgTGGAAATGCTTCCTGGAGGGTGaaatgtcgaacacgtttaagctccagtttaaggttaaactggagcttaaatgTGGAAATGCTTCCTGGAGGGTGaaatgtcgaacacgtttaagctccagtttaaggttaaactggagcttaaacgtggaaatgagaaAACAAACCCTGGAGTAGAGAAAAAcgccgaacacgtttaagctccagtttaaggttaaactggagcttaaacgtggaaatggttCCCTGGTGCTTttcccattctggcgtttaacttccagtttaaggttaaactggaggttaaacgccagtttcagcTCTTCTCAGCCTtcatgattctggcgtttaagttccagtttaagcttaaactggagcttaaacgccactTCCCAGCATTATATGGTTTggtagtttaagttccagtttaagcttaaactggaacttaaactccacatgtgatattcaagcttcctttattgatttttttgttgcttccttgcctagcctcttcttccctgaaatcatctaaacaactgcatcaaagtcttgcaaaatttcatgagaaatcttccattcatagcattcaagtaatataactaaaaactcatggaatttgcatcaaaatcataatgtttggatggttcattgctttgttgtttatttaaccattcttggttactttaagctcaagaaaatgcataaaacaactaaaactaacagaaaaatgctagtgaaactagcctaagatgccttggcatcagtaGCCCCAAATTCTCGAATCTTTTTCGTCGAAACTCAAGCCTCAACTGAAATCCTCAGCACTTTGATCTTTGTAATCACTCCATCACCGAAAACCACACCAAGCAAGTTCTGCTTCACGCcaaattcaattcaaacaagCTTTATTCCATCTAATCAATATTTCCACACAATTCAACATAGGTTTTcacataaaatagaaaaaattaggGAATTGAAATTCTTTACCTTGTCTCACACAACCTTGGGTTAAAACTCCATTAGAGCTCAAGGTTGAACCTCCTCTAAacatcaaaagttgaaacttCTCAATAACTCAaccccaaaaatataaaattaaagagaatggaaaattgggaaagaattttatttaCTTACCACAATAGCTAGATAAAATTGAAGAGAAACCTGAGACGAATGCGTGGTCACAAATGGCTCATCAATATCGAAGCTCCAGATTGAAAGTTATGGGTAATTGAAAGAGATGGTGAATAGTGACATTGGAGTTTCCACACTCTCTTATCTCCTATCCATTCCCTCTCTCTATCACTAAGGGAAATGTGCTAAAATGGTTGCTAAGTATGAATTTATATGTTTGGGCTTAGGCTCGATGAAGGCCCATTGCAGATTCTAGCTCGTTTAGTTCAactttggaccaaaacctttaagataaGTGTCTGGTTTtctattctaaatatttttcttctcatcTCTAGAGATTTAATTTTCACACATGTAGTACCAAACAGATTTAAGCTGGTACATCTGATTTTAACGCCGTTACGCATTTTTTCATACTTAATTATTTACCCTTTTTTTGGGTTTTACAATAGGTGGGTAAGTTTAGATGTGAACTTTTGTGTAAAATCAAAGTGTAAAAGAATTTTGTTTAAGAGGCCATTAAAATGGTGAGAAAAAAGGGCCTGAACAGTTACAATTTAGGCTAAAATTGGCATAATTTGGAATTTAAATTACGTAAAAGCAAGGTGAAAATGTGACATTTCTAATAGAAAATAATCAATTCAACGAGACGTAGGAAATCATTTGTTAAGTGTCCAGTAAAGGTTAGGCTTGAGTGAGGAGTTGGTGGGATGGATTAGATGCGTGATTGACAACAAAGGCATTGTGGCTTTTGGGGACGGGCTGATAGCTGATTAGGGATCATTGTGTTGTCTTGTCACTCATTCCTGACCTTGGGAGAAGTAGTAACATTTGTGCTTAAATAAGATATCATGTAATTTCAATAAGGGAAATTACTTCTATTAATAACCTTAACTGGCCACATCTGTAAACACTagaaaattaatgaataattagctaataacttaattattatGCAAAAAGGTTagaaaattaagtttttataatcTAGAGAggtaaaaagatttaaaatacaaattttgacactaattttaaaaaatttgccCCAAAATTTGGCCAATGGGCCGAACCGGTTATGTTGGGCCTTGGGCACAACATATGAAACACTCAACTCAGCCTTTTCTTTCCCAAAATGATATGAATCATGCTGAGGATGAAGAGAAGTGAGGAATGAACCCCAACCCTTCCACTTTACCCTtccattttcaatttcaaatccTTCTAACTTTCAATTCGGAGCTCGATCGCCACACCGTTTGCAACCACGCGACCACCGCGTCGAGTTCTTCAAAATCATCTGAACAACTGTTAGGAATTGACAATTTCTCACCGAGCCTTCTTctctacaaattaaaaaattttggattttggaattgaGGAATTGAATGATTTTCATGGTTTAGGTGAACTCTAGCAGCGGGTAATCACTGGGTAATCACTGGATTTCGTCTAATACACTTTCCGGTATGGTAAGAAACTATTAAAGCTTTGTGAAATTATTGGATTAGtaaattttatgttaattaTAGTGATATTGTATGAACTAGATTGTATTTCATGTTGATTTGGAGTCCAATTGGTGGTTTGGAACAAAATTTTGGTGGTTGAGCTTACGGAGTTGATATTTAGAGACTTGGAGCTTGTGGAGGAGAGGTTTTTGAGGTGTTCTTGGTTTTGGAAGAAACTAGCCAAGGTAaaattttggtttctcgtagttaatgtATAATATtgcgtgaaaacttaggctagtagATGATGAATGAATTCTTAACGGTTTAGAATTTATCTAATGgagtctcgttgtaaagtatagtttccaaaccagtcaataatcctttcatgcaaaaattttggttgtcacagtTAACAATCCCCAATTAGaattaaccaaagtatttagaCTTTGGGTCCtctcacaaggaattgtaatgaagtgctcaattattgacTACGGGAATCAAGGGGTTTTGTTTATAAAATGGCAATAAGAGTAAATCAAACaagcaattaaagaaagcaagtaaaaagagagacattcatggcaagaattgagatcataggctctctatcctagtcatacaatgattaattcatattatttagtcaactccaacaaatggAAGAAGATATCATGTTATCTTCACATagggagaaagtcaaacaagactaatcaatcatatcacaataataaacaagaatttatctcattTTGTCATCCCCAACATTGGAAGAAGGTATAAGTTATCTTCCATGAGAGAAAGTAAAACAAGACTAGTTAACCTCAATCCAAATGtactaatcaacttactaatagaattagcaaaagattagagTTAATGGAAatcatattaactaacaactctagatcaccaacattaGTTGGATATTTATGACCCAAGATCACCTAActactctttccaagccaagaaggctcaaaatctactctaaagtccaaccaaacattttgtcaaacacttggtgggtgtataaggaaagcatggtaaatgtgCAAGAATAGTAAAATCTACTAACtacaaattgcaagaaaagtaaatcaacaactcaaatgatcaataaaagaaacatcATCATTAAATTTCATCAAATGTAAACAAGATCCAACATGAGTTTATAAGCATAAAAGTAACAAAATGAAGGAAATGAACAAGTAAAACTAAAAGAGCAAAGATGTAatacaagaaattaagaagaaaaactaaatcaaaacaagaattgaaagtTGGATCTAAGAAAATTAaacctaaactaccctaaattctagagagaagggaaagcttctctctctagaattctaccctaaaacatgatgaaaactaaactatgactacttggttcattTCGCCTTCAATCTTTGGGTTCAATAGCATTAGAGATGAGttagattgggcccaaaatgagctacaaatcgctggccacgattTCACTTTAGTGAATCACGCTGCTCCATCGGTGCGCATGCGTACATGGCGCGTGCACGTCCTTATACGCgaagcaactatggcaaattttatatcattttgaagccccggatgttatctttccaacgcaactaaaaatGCCTCATTtgaatctctgtagctcaagttatggtcgattgagGGCGAAGAGGTCAGActtgacagctttacggttccttcatttcttcatgagttctcccactttgcatgcttttctcctcacttcttccatccaatacttgcctcatgaacctgaaatcactcaacaaacatatcaaggcatcgaatggaaataaagtgagttaaatttagctattttaaggcctaaaaagcatgttttcatacttaagcacaaatctagggagaattacaaaaccatgctatttcattgaataaatgtaagaaaaggtgataaaatcccctaaaataagcacaagataaaccacaaaattagggtttatcaaatctccccacacttaaaccaagcatgtcctcatgctaagaataaagaaggacaagaaaaggggtatgaacatttattcaatgcaaataaactatatgcacctatctatatgaatacaactaaatgcaaaatgattctacctacttggttaaaatcaaatcaatctctaagaacatatataagtggtgcacaaaattgtgatcatcaatggcaccatcaacatggtacgctcaattgcaatctcaactatttatcacaacttcgcacaactaaccagcaagtgtactgggtcgtccaagtaataaaccttacgtgagtaagggtcgatcccacggagattattggtatgaagcaagctatggtcaccttgtaaatcttagtcaggcagattcaaatggttatggatgatatatgaataaagcataaaataaagatagagatacttatgtaattcattggtgagagcttcagataagcgtatggagatgctatatcccttccgtctctctactttcctactgtcttcatccaatccttcttactcctttccatggcaagctgtatgttgggcatcaccgttgtcaNNNNNNNNNNNNNNNNNNNNNNNNNNNNNNNNNNNNNNNNNNNNNNNNNNNNNNNNNNNNNNNNNNNNNNNNNNNNNNNNNNNNNNNNNagctgaattgaatagaagaacaatagtaattgcattaatactcgaggtacaacaaagctccacaccttaatctatggtgtatagaaactccaccgttgaaaatacataagtgataatagtgagcattggcttcggccccagagaaggaaccagaagaaccaagatgaaaatacaatagtaaaaggtcctatttgtagagaactagtagcctagggtttactgaaatgagtaaattacataaaaatccacttccgggcccacttggtgtgtgcttgggctgagcattgaagctttcatgtgtagagacttttcttggagttaaacgccagcttttgtgccagtttgggcgtttacactacaagaaaaacacccattcaggtacacttgaaaagtgtagccaaaagtggaaaaaaatgatgccttaggctacggctacgctttttgggctacggctacgctttttggggtgattcctattcggccgttgcctattctcaaaggctacgcttttctgcaccaagggctacgcttttgacgtttgggaataggctacgcttttcaagtgatgctgtccaaaaccaaaggctacgcttttcaacttTCATTTTtccagaataggctacgcttttcaataCTACTGCATCACTTGTAAAGCGTAGCCACGTTATATACCatagctactttttataagtgtagccttaggtccctcttttttttttgtatactatagctactgtatataagtgtagccttaggtcttgcttttttttttctgtgtatatatataattatctaataattattaatacaacataatagttaatatgattacatatataataattctgcatttttatttaaatgagttgaatattacaaaataaaaataaatacataattatactaaataatttttttatataataaaaattatctctaaccaaaatatatctataatatTGATCCAAAAGTACTAGAATAAAGTTAACGGTAAAAATTCATACATCTCAAATATACTCTTCACTATTATTTAAGCAACAGAAAATTCATACATCTCAAATATACTCTTCACTACTTTAGGACAGCGGCGCTAGAGTTAAGCAACAGAAAATTTAAGAACATTAAAGAATTAATGAACAACCTACAACCAGAGCCACAGCATGGCATGCACAACCTGGTAGAGTGTATAGACACCAACAAAGTTAAGAGACAATGAAACTTACATCATCAGAGAGCTTCATGTTTTTAGTGTGTATACGAAGAACTTCAAGTCGGCCAACTTCATCAGGAACACCAATATCAATTTCCCTATCAAATCTACCGAACCTTCTCAATGCTGGGTCAATGCTGTTTGGGCGATTGGTAGCTCCAATAACGATAACATGAGCACGAGATTTCAATCCATCCATAAGAGTCAAAAGCTATGAAACAATCCTCCTTTCAACTTCACCATGTGTCTTCTCCCTCTTGGGTGCAATAGAATCGATTTCATCAATGAAGATGATGGATGGTGCATTCTTTTCAGCCTCTTCAAATGCTTTCCTCATATTGCTTTCACTCTCTCCTACCAGTTTGGACATAATCTCCGGTCCATTTATATAAAAGAAGAAAGCTCCCGTTTCATTAGCAACAGCTCTTGCTATCACTGTCTTCCCGGAACCAGGGGGTCCATAAAGTAGAATACCTTTGGGTGGTTTCACACCAATCGACTTAAAGAGTTGTGGATGCCTCAAGGGAAGCTCTACCAACTCACGAATTTGTGCCATTTGTTTCCTGACTCCACCCACATCATCATATCCAACTTCATCCAGCCTCTCTTCATCCTCTCATTTCAAAGGCTCCCCCTCACAAAAGATTTCAGTATCTGTAGCAACCACATAGTACTCCCCAGGATCAGTTTCAATGACCTTAAACTCCACACTTCTCATCCCTCCATGGACAAGAAATAGATCTCCTTTTCTGACAAGACGATAAGCTTCCAAGAAGTAAGCtgcaaaatttacattaaaAAGTTATAATATTTTACAAGCACCAAAATAATCATATTCCACATGTAATATCAATGTCGTCCAAGAGACTGAAGATTGTAGATTTTATATATACTACTAAGTCAGTTTGGCATGCATTCAAATTAAAGTACTCATCACTAAGAGCAAGCTCATAAAGCAAGTCAAATTAAGTAGTTATCCCTAAACCCGCAACTTAAGAAAAGCTCAAGGTAGAAACTCACGTTTCAAGAAAGCATCAAACAGATTGCCAGTGACACCTTCAATGGTATCATCAATAGGCAGAATGTGCACATGTTTCCCATACTTCACATCAGAGAACTGGTGCATGGACACAACATCTCCAAGACGAACCCGCAAATTCGACCTCACAACTTTGTTCATCCTGATCTTGGGCTCTTCACAGGTGTCATCAGCAAGAGCTATGCAAACAGTATCCTTCCTTTTCTTGCCCTGCAAACATATATAAATCAAAAACCCCATCTGACTTAGAAGTTGCAACATAAAGAACAAATATAAGAGATAAATTAATGAAAACTTTAAGACATTCTGATAGTTGTACTCCAAACTCAAAATGCTTTCATTAGATacaaataaataacattttaaatttaatccaactctatttgcaaccatgtcaatcaATCATGATCTTCTTCTTAGTATACATGGCCTAGTACTCCAcagtataaaattcaaaatctcacACCACCATCCGTTAAGaaagaacaaaacaaaaacagcaCCCCAGTAAAAGACTGTAAAAAAGAGTACTTTTTTGTGAGgaatcaaataaatcaattaaGAGCTAAGACACAGCAAGAGGAAGGTAAGTAAGAAAATAGAGGAGGGTAAGAAAGTGACCTTGATGAGGATAGTGTCGCCACGGAAGAGCTGGAGCAGTGAGAAGTTATAAGCTAACTTCACAATAGACAACAAAGGTTAATTTTAAATATGGAGCAGATGCTGGTGGTGCTGGGTGAGTAGTGAGAAGCAGTTAGGAGATGATGGCAACAGAAAAATCACGCAGTATATCACAtaaaaacattagaaaaatTGAACGATCCATCATTGAAACTCTAATGTAATTTAAAAAGGGGAGAGGCTGCATAGCACCAACATAATAACTTACAGCAAATAAGGTAAGAATGTAAGCCCCGGCAGCTACTCCTATGCACATTACTGCACTAAGACTGCAGACAAAAAGAATGTTGGGGTCAGATTGCCTTCTCAAAATGAACAACTGCCAATATTCAAAGCCTAATGGAAATTGGTGTAAACTAATCTTCTTTGTGTCATTAAATGGAAATCAATTACAGATTAAGCTTGAACTTACTCACCCAAAAAAGTTGAAAACCTCGGCTATTTGATCTGCTAGGTCGTCAACAGAAAGAATTGGATAATCTGGAACAATCTCAGGAGCTCCCAACTGCAACAACTCTTGAACAAAGTACAAGATGATAAGAAAGCAAGAACTTAAAATATTATCAATGAAGGAATTTATAACAGTGAGGAGATATATACATCAAGTAACAATAATCAAAACCCCTAATCAGAAgttccaatcatcaaaatcccTAATCAGAACAATAATTATTTACCTGACCTTGAGCAGAGGTAAAAAATAGTACAATTGTTATTATACCTTGCAAATATAGTGCATCAGTGTCATCTTATTGTTAGAAGCACAAGTGTCAGTAAGCTTTAAAAGACTATCCAACTTGAATCCAATTGCGGATCctgcataaattaaaaaataaatagtaatcCATAAACTGTTAGGACCAGTCTTCACTGTTTCAAATAAAGTCAACACAAGTACACACACACATTAATATAAAACTATAAGCTTCACACAGTAAGACAGCCACTATAAGTCCAAAGTATCTGGCACATGAGTTATAATATTTATCTATTCTATAGTATCGAAACCCTTAACCTAAAACAAAGAAACCAAATTGCACATGTCAATCTCAGAatagcactaaaattcgaagcAACTGTGCTTCATTACAATATCATATGAATTAATATACAACAGATACCAAAACATCACCTTCCACTTTTACTTGACAACTAAATATTTTCTATTCtggtaatatttttataaatttgattatACAATGTGAACATCAACCTGTCAATATCAGTCTTCGGCATCCTGCATATAGATATACGTATGAAatcacaaataaaatttaaaataagcaATAAATAGGAAAAAAAGGGTATTCAAGTTGAAGAATTTAGAGGGGAGCAGGTGCGTACGGAAACCGGGttacaaacaaaactaaaaattagCATCCAAAACACCTTAAGTACTTTCAGGCCCCCACCTTTCTTAAAAAGCTTTCGAAGAAACAACTTGACAAGAAATATGTTGAAAAACAGGCTGTAATATacaatactaattgatttttccTGTTAGCACAAGTgatctaataaaaaaacaaacttagttccaaaagttttaaaaacatCAAGTCATTGTAAAAAGTCAAAAAGGATGTTGAAAGGCTTACCCCAAGAAGTATTCCCATATCTAATGTCATAGCCGAAACAGTCCCACCCTGCAAGTAGCAAAGTGCAATAGAACTCAtttgaatttcaggtgaaattaCATGAGAAAGCTACCAGGATATTTTCACCTGCCAAATAAGTTGCTAATCCACTAACAAGTAACAACCTTCTC
This sequence is a window from Arachis duranensis cultivar V14167 chromosome 2, aradu.V14167.gnm2.J7QH, whole genome shotgun sequence. Protein-coding genes within it:
- the LOC107474289 gene encoding cell division cycle protein 48 homolog is translated as MAQIRELVELPLRHPQLFKSIGVKPPKGILLYGPPGSGKTVIARAVANETGAFFFYINGPEIMSKLVGESESNMRKAFEEAEKNAPSIIFIDEIDSIAPKREKTHGEVERRIVS